The following are encoded together in the Arcticibacterium luteifluviistationis genome:
- a CDS encoding M43 family zinc metalloprotease: MKMYWIGAFIALMTSFFDCYSQSQPCAADFKHAELLKNSDTYRANFETNQTQIDNFINNQTQFRVASTSDIFYRIPLVVHVLEPDSASSIVTDVEINQMISRLNNQLKAGAGYTESQNINIEFVLAKRSPDCGATTGIVRVDMSSNTSYVDYGVKSQKDEGISDLDAKSSSNWGNTNYYNLWIVNEIDGKKGDGVIGYAYFPGAGADVDGALMIADQLKKENSTLLVHELGHALGVYHTFQGYKGSEESGYSCTSNVSPTTQGDRCADTDPMHFGGTYVSNGIFNCETGYNKVNPCTGKAYGDLFRNIMNYVPDECAVIFTQGQKDRMRATLIKARSSLLESKALDDVPAVAMAPMCAPNIGSQSSIYYGITLFNFDDELISESGTVAQDGYFSIDNSCYRQVEVSPDSTYPVIVKTKSSNYVKVYIDYNNDGDFEDHGEEVGSNTSPSKTFTFNYTVPSSGVLTNQELRMRVVCDPSYYLNACSLPGHSSYGSGQSEDYGIKIKVSAARPNPCLSNVILTEPLNDVGSGLNLIESLNSIVAGILISGGHTILHGADNVVLNPGFEVSEGAVFTAEIKACDNE, from the coding sequence ATGAAAATGTATTGGATTGGTGCGTTTATAGCACTAATGACCTCATTTTTTGATTGCTATTCTCAATCTCAACCATGTGCTGCTGATTTTAAGCATGCTGAATTATTAAAGAACTCTGATACTTACAGAGCTAACTTTGAAACCAATCAGACTCAAATTGACAATTTTATAAATAATCAAACGCAATTCCGCGTAGCTTCTACCTCTGATATTTTTTATAGAATTCCATTAGTAGTACATGTGCTAGAGCCTGACAGTGCTAGTTCTATTGTGACTGATGTGGAAATTAATCAAATGATTTCTAGGCTAAATAATCAGTTAAAAGCAGGGGCTGGATATACGGAAAGTCAGAATATTAATATAGAATTTGTTTTGGCTAAAAGAAGTCCAGATTGTGGTGCTACCACAGGCATAGTAAGAGTTGATATGAGTTCAAATACTAGCTATGTTGATTATGGTGTGAAGTCTCAAAAGGATGAGGGTATTTCTGATTTGGATGCAAAATCGAGTTCAAACTGGGGTAACACAAATTATTACAATCTCTGGATAGTGAATGAAATAGATGGAAAGAAAGGAGATGGTGTGATAGGATATGCTTATTTCCCTGGAGCAGGGGCAGATGTAGATGGAGCCCTCATGATTGCGGACCAGTTAAAAAAAGAAAACAGTACGCTGTTGGTTCATGAGCTTGGCCATGCTTTAGGTGTTTATCATACTTTTCAAGGGTATAAAGGTTCAGAAGAAAGCGGTTATTCTTGTACCTCAAACGTCAGTCCAACTACCCAAGGGGATAGATGTGCCGATACCGACCCAATGCATTTTGGAGGTACCTATGTGAGTAATGGGATCTTTAATTGTGAAACGGGATACAATAAAGTAAATCCTTGCACTGGTAAAGCATATGGAGATTTGTTTAGAAATATAATGAACTATGTTCCTGATGAATGTGCGGTCATTTTTACACAGGGTCAAAAAGATAGAATGCGTGCTACTTTAATAAAAGCTCGTAGTTCTTTGCTTGAATCAAAAGCATTAGATGATGTTCCAGCGGTTGCTATGGCTCCCATGTGTGCTCCAAACATAGGAAGCCAATCGTCAATTTATTATGGTATCACGCTTTTTAATTTTGATGATGAGTTGATTTCGGAAAGTGGCACTGTGGCACAAGATGGCTATTTCAGTATAGATAATAGCTGTTATAGGCAGGTGGAGGTAAGTCCAGATAGTACCTATCCTGTTATTGTTAAAACCAAAAGCTCTAATTACGTAAAGGTCTACATCGACTATAATAATGATGGGGACTTTGAGGATCATGGTGAAGAGGTAGGTAGCAACACTTCGCCTAGTAAAACATTTACTTTCAACTATACAGTACCTTCATCAGGTGTTTTGACAAATCAAGAGTTAAGGATGCGAGTTGTTTGTGACCCTTCTTATTATTTAAATGCATGCAGTTTGCCAGGTCACTCTTCCTATGGTTCGGGCCAATCTGAAGATTATGGCATAAAGATAAAAGTATCGGCAGCACGCCCTAATCCTTGTCTTTCTAATGTGATTTTAACCGAACCGCTAAATGATGTTGGTTCTGGTTTAAACCTGATAGAAAGTTTAAACAGCATAGTGGCAGGAATTTTAATTTCTGGCGGACATACCATTCTTCATGGTGCCGATAATGTAGTTTTAAACCCAGGTTTTGAAGTGAGTGAGGGTGCTGTTTTTACCGCAGAAATTAAAGCTTGCGATAACGAATAG
- a CDS encoding GNAT family N-acetyltransferase has protein sequence MITYREALPSDYKEIALIHAASWKKHYKGILPDSCLDDKLESDRLEIWKSRFAENNPNQNVILAEDEGQIIGFACTYLHHKSGHGSLLDNLHVLATHQGKSIGLTLMQKAFDWAKNYAPTENLFLTVLSENELAKGFYYKIGGTLEEEYMEEFPKGNSILVQRISWNKRPTL, from the coding sequence ATGATTACATATCGCGAAGCCTTACCGTCTGATTACAAAGAAATAGCTCTAATACATGCTGCCAGCTGGAAAAAGCACTACAAAGGTATATTACCAGACAGTTGCCTAGACGATAAGTTAGAGAGTGACAGATTAGAAATCTGGAAAAGCAGATTTGCTGAAAATAATCCGAATCAAAACGTAATATTGGCAGAAGATGAAGGCCAAATTATAGGATTTGCGTGCACTTACCTACATCATAAATCTGGACATGGTTCTTTGCTTGATAATCTACACGTTCTTGCTACGCATCAAGGAAAGAGTATTGGTTTAACCTTAATGCAAAAGGCCTTTGATTGGGCAAAGAACTACGCACCTACTGAAAACCTTTTCTTAACGGTACTCTCTGAAAATGAATTGGCCAAAGGCTTTTACTATAAAATAGGTGGTACTTTGGAAGAAGAATACATGGAGGAGTTCCCAAAAGGAAATAGTATTTTAGTACAACGAATCTCTTGGAATAAAAGACCTACCCTATGA
- a CDS encoding phosphatase PAP2 family protein — MKWIAFSFFLLFNLNAFGQNIDEKWVLEWNQERNISNDDFFLGLSQSADYVAIATPITLLTAGLIKKDPYLKQKGLQSGVAILGTYGIGYILKKSIKRERPFNQLEGINPIQYKDGFSMPSGSTAVAFASATSLTSTFPKWYVAVPAFGYAGAVGYARIRSGEHYPSDVLLGAVIGAGSVWVSGKLMKLINKN, encoded by the coding sequence ATGAAGTGGATTGCTTTTTCGTTTTTTCTTCTTTTTAATTTGAATGCTTTTGGTCAAAATATTGACGAAAAGTGGGTTTTGGAATGGAATCAAGAACGAAATATAAGCAATGATGATTTTTTCTTAGGCTTATCCCAATCTGCCGATTATGTAGCTATTGCTACGCCAATAACTTTATTGACCGCAGGGCTTATCAAAAAAGACCCTTATTTGAAACAGAAGGGTTTACAGTCGGGTGTGGCTATTCTTGGCACTTATGGCATTGGCTATATTTTAAAGAAATCAATCAAAAGAGAACGCCCTTTTAATCAATTAGAAGGAATAAATCCTATTCAATACAAAGATGGCTTTTCTATGCCATCGGGTAGTACTGCCGTCGCTTTCGCATCGGCTACTTCGCTTACTTCTACGTTTCCTAAATGGTATGTTGCTGTTCCTGCTTTTGGCTATGCTGGAGCCGTTGGTTATGCCAGAATTCGTTCAGGAGAGCATTATCCTTCTGACGTGTTATTGGGTGCCGTTATAGGAGCAGGTTCTGTTTGGGTTTCCGGTAAGCTTATGAAGCTTATCAATAAAAACTAA
- a CDS encoding reprolysin-like metallopeptidase yields MNNSKRLVFGFCILISSQIHAQIPNLGVEIKLNLNSIKNTINDEKGSADFILNLPMPDGEFQVFNLKTSNIMDNQPSNIQTIEGVSLDGLAKIRLAITPSALTGIMQYENGYYLIEAIDQKEGRYTIYNMNDSGLGNCGTAEFDESKLVKRNGKVLSTGLFPIGTQLRKYRFAGAATGEMTDSLGTQTAARDKIVAIMNAANLIYELEAAVSFQVVEKTTNLNLIFTDGATDPFNVDTNFGSAYDSQDGFDILNGNSSLIYGDYDMGHTFHVYSSGGGGGSGGGSPCVNATKSVGWTEFGKTTSLGSIVGLFAHEVGHQFGMGHTYNATGGSDIGATFCTGGWSSSASVEPGSGTTIMGYGGNCSNNTNGSLQSYVLTSPNNESYFHAKSLDQMFTKMASVSNCFTNTATNNNTPIVSAGAAATIPKGTPFILTGSATDANTASNLLTYNWSQIDVAATNDAGALGSINGIGGYNAVNSTTAPLFRSRISSSPSRTFPDLSFILNNANNPSDNEGEDLPQVARIMNFRLTVRDNVLGGGGVDSDVRTITVDNSGPFQVSSQNGPTLWFQSESKTITWDVNGTNVAPVSCTNVNILISTDGGTSFSSLVANTANDGTETITVPNTPSANVRIKIEAVGNIFFDINNGSITISNGTCTPETSQLADASAVSAAVGSSNLNLNLLAVGSSIPGFSGSIETTDPTSNLSFEKAGACSGPSNSNRFDDYSFSVTTAGTFTFNLSGTGGNLLNLYSAAYNSSNVCTNWLASTGVYDNANNWVSLNSSMSKDLSPGTYYLVASSFSSTLPTLPAGYGVTVSGGTIYSQVPSSGSRYDYTFMIYNTGTSMVVGFSTTADLSLYNAGTYAVYGISYGGGLDLSPYIGQSLAAVQAAISNSKLCGKLSTNNKPVTIVGPCPPNLTHVSTTNDFSSGTQTFQTSNTTGTGLISATNDITGGNITYDAGKRVELKPGFSAISIPGNPAVFLAKIGGCE; encoded by the coding sequence ATGAATAATTCCAAACGTTTAGTTTTTGGATTCTGTATTCTAATTTCTTCTCAGATCCATGCTCAAATCCCTAATTTAGGTGTAGAAATAAAATTAAATCTTAATAGCATTAAGAATACAATAAATGATGAAAAAGGGTCTGCTGATTTTATTTTAAATCTTCCTATGCCAGATGGAGAATTTCAGGTTTTTAATCTGAAAACTTCAAATATTATGGATAATCAGCCTTCAAATATTCAAACTATTGAAGGTGTTTCACTTGATGGCTTAGCAAAAATAAGATTAGCTATTACCCCAAGTGCATTAACTGGGATTATGCAATATGAAAATGGGTATTACCTAATTGAAGCAATTGACCAGAAAGAAGGACGATACACTATTTATAATATGAATGATAGTGGATTGGGTAACTGTGGAACGGCAGAATTTGACGAAAGTAAGCTTGTAAAACGGAATGGTAAAGTATTAAGTACCGGTTTGTTTCCGATTGGGACTCAATTAAGAAAATATAGATTTGCAGGTGCCGCCACGGGCGAAATGACGGATTCATTGGGTACCCAAACTGCCGCGAGGGATAAAATTGTGGCCATTATGAATGCTGCTAATTTAATATATGAATTGGAAGCAGCTGTTTCATTTCAGGTAGTGGAGAAAACAACTAATCTAAATTTAATTTTTACCGATGGAGCTACAGACCCATTTAATGTTGACACAAACTTCGGAAGTGCTTACGACTCACAAGATGGTTTTGATATCTTGAATGGGAATTCATCGCTTATATATGGTGACTATGATATGGGGCATACTTTTCACGTATATTCCTCCGGAGGAGGAGGAGGATCAGGAGGAGGTTCTCCTTGTGTAAACGCAACTAAATCTGTAGGATGGACTGAATTTGGTAAAACTACCTCTTTAGGTTCCATTGTAGGATTATTTGCACATGAGGTAGGTCATCAGTTTGGAATGGGGCATACCTATAATGCAACTGGTGGTTCTGATATAGGGGCTACTTTTTGTACGGGAGGATGGAGCAGCTCAGCTTCTGTAGAGCCTGGTAGTGGTACCACGATTATGGGATATGGCGGAAATTGCTCTAATAATACGAATGGCTCACTTCAGAGTTATGTATTGACTAGTCCGAATAATGAGTCGTATTTTCATGCCAAGAGTTTAGACCAAATGTTTACTAAAATGGCAAGTGTTAGTAATTGTTTTACAAATACAGCTACTAATAACAATACACCAATAGTTAGTGCAGGTGCTGCCGCCACAATTCCAAAAGGAACCCCATTTATCCTTACTGGCTCTGCTACAGATGCCAATACGGCTTCAAATCTTTTAACTTACAATTGGAGTCAAATTGACGTTGCAGCCACAAATGATGCGGGAGCTCTTGGCTCTATTAATGGAATTGGTGGTTATAATGCTGTCAATAGCACTACTGCTCCATTATTTAGAAGTAGGATATCATCTTCACCAAGTAGAACATTCCCAGATTTAAGCTTTATTCTTAATAATGCCAATAATCCATCAGATAATGAAGGAGAAGATTTGCCACAAGTTGCCAGAATAATGAATTTCAGACTTACTGTTAGAGATAATGTACTGGGCGGTGGTGGAGTAGATTCTGATGTTAGAACCATAACAGTTGATAATTCTGGTCCTTTTCAAGTAAGTTCTCAAAATGGCCCAACTCTTTGGTTTCAAAGTGAGAGTAAGACAATTACGTGGGACGTAAATGGTACAAATGTAGCTCCAGTAAGCTGTACTAATGTTAATATTCTTATCTCTACAGATGGTGGGACTTCCTTTTCTTCATTGGTAGCCAATACGGCCAATGACGGTACTGAAACTATTACTGTACCTAATACGCCATCAGCAAATGTTAGAATAAAAATAGAAGCCGTTGGGAATATCTTTTTTGATATTAATAATGGAAGTATTACTATTTCAAATGGTACTTGTACACCAGAGACTTCTCAATTAGCTGATGCATCTGCAGTTTCAGCAGCTGTTGGATCTTCTAATTTGAATCTCAATTTACTTGCGGTAGGAAGTAGTATCCCTGGTTTTTCTGGTTCAATCGAAACAACTGATCCAACATCTAATTTATCTTTTGAAAAGGCAGGTGCTTGCTCTGGACCTAGTAATAGTAACCGTTTTGACGATTATTCTTTTTCTGTAACCACCGCTGGTACATTTACTTTTAACCTTTCGGGAACAGGTGGGAATCTTTTAAACTTGTATAGTGCAGCTTATAATTCTTCAAATGTTTGTACTAATTGGTTGGCCTCAACTGGTGTTTATGATAATGCAAACAATTGGGTTTCTTTAAATAGTAGTATGTCGAAAGATTTAAGTCCTGGAACTTATTATTTAGTTGCTTCTAGCTTCTCCAGTACTTTGCCTACTCTTCCTGCAGGTTATGGTGTAACGGTTTCTGGAGGAACAATCTATTCTCAAGTTCCAAGTTCTGGTTCCCGATATGATTACACCTTTATGATTTATAATACGGGCACTAGCATGGTAGTAGGTTTTAGCACTACCGCAGATTTAAGTTTATATAATGCGGGCACCTATGCAGTTTATGGCATTTCTTATGGAGGGGGATTAGATTTAAGTCCGTATATAGGACAATCTTTAGCCGCTGTTCAGGCAGCCATATCAAATTCAAAACTTTGTGGAAAGCTGAGTACCAACAATAAACCCGTGACAATTGTTGGCCCCTGCCCACCAAACCTAACGCACGTTTCCACCACCAATGATTTTAGCAGCGGTACGCAAACTTTTCAAACCAGTAATACCACTGGAACAGGGCTTATATCTGCCACAAATGATATTACAGGAGGGAATATAACCTATGATGCGGGTAAGCGAGTAGAATTAAAACCTGGGTTTAGTGCCATTTCAATCCCAGGAAACCCAGCCGTTTTCTTGGCGAAAATTGGCGGTTGTGAATAG
- the dapA gene encoding 4-hydroxy-tetrahydrodipicolinate synthase — translation MSKNLRGVGAALITPFKEDLSIDFESLKKLITYVSEEGCDYLVVNGTTGESATTTLSEKAELLAFSKANNPKNLPIVYGLGGNNTAQILENISKTNFDGVDAILSVCPYYNKPSQAGIIAHFTAIADACPVPVILYNVPGRTVTAISVDTTIALSAHPNVIALKDASTSMDQAIDLSKRVPADFLLLSGDDNLVTPQVSLGYQGVISVIANGFPKEFHEMTWAALNGDFKASATLQRRFHIFDDLLYRESNPVGIKKVCEIRGISHARVRLPLIEASEGLGVLLEEAMKAEGFL, via the coding sequence ATGAGCAAGAATTTAAGAGGTGTTGGAGCTGCCCTAATCACTCCATTTAAAGAAGATTTAAGCATTGATTTTGAATCTTTGAAAAAACTGATAACCTACGTTTCGGAGGAAGGTTGTGATTACTTAGTGGTAAATGGTACTACGGGTGAGTCGGCAACTACTACTCTTTCTGAAAAAGCAGAACTATTAGCCTTTTCTAAAGCAAATAATCCTAAAAACTTACCGATAGTGTATGGTTTGGGAGGTAATAATACAGCTCAAATTTTAGAAAACATTTCAAAGACAAACTTTGATGGTGTTGACGCTATTTTGTCTGTTTGCCCATATTATAATAAACCTTCTCAAGCTGGTATTATAGCTCACTTTACTGCCATTGCTGATGCATGTCCTGTTCCGGTTATTTTATATAACGTTCCAGGAAGAACTGTAACGGCTATAAGTGTTGATACCACAATTGCCTTGTCTGCTCACCCAAATGTGATTGCTCTTAAAGATGCGTCTACATCTATGGACCAAGCCATTGATTTAAGCAAAAGAGTACCAGCTGATTTTCTTTTGTTATCGGGAGATGATAATTTGGTTACACCTCAAGTTTCTTTGGGCTACCAAGGTGTTATTTCTGTAATAGCGAATGGTTTTCCAAAGGAGTTTCATGAAATGACTTGGGCCGCTTTAAATGGTGATTTTAAAGCATCTGCTACTTTACAAAGACGCTTTCATATTTTCGACGACTTACTTTACAGAGAGTCAAATCCTGTAGGAATTAAGAAAGTATGTGAGATAAGAGGTATTTCACACGCTCGTGTTAGACTTCCATTAATAGAAGCTAGCGAGGGTTTAGGGGTACTTTTAGAAGAGGCTATGAAGGCTGAAGGATTCCTTTAA
- a CDS encoding homoserine kinase — protein sequence MSESIKIFAPATVANVSCGFDIFGLAVDNPGDEVILTKRNDNKIVIKEITGDEGKLTYDPEKNTVSVPILRYLDKIQNKTGFDIILNKKMPLGSGLGSSSASSVAGVFAANELLNNPLEISDLLPFSMEGERIACGAAHADNVAPALLGGFVIIRSYEPLDFIKINTPDELYVSIVHPDLEVNTKDARIILRQEAILKKIIAQTGNVAGMVAGLMSSNYGLIGRSMTDYLVEPNRAILIPYFNEVKQAALETGALGASISGAGPSIFAFSQGKEMADKVGQAMKAVFTAANINTNLFVSGVNQNGPRILD from the coding sequence TTGTCAGAAAGTATCAAAATATTTGCTCCAGCCACTGTGGCAAACGTATCGTGCGGCTTCGACATTTTCGGTTTGGCTGTTGATAATCCTGGTGACGAAGTCATTCTAACCAAAAGAAATGACAACAAAATAGTCATTAAGGAAATTACGGGTGACGAAGGAAAACTTACCTACGACCCAGAGAAGAACACCGTTTCTGTACCAATACTTAGATATTTAGATAAGATTCAAAATAAGACAGGTTTTGACATTATTTTGAACAAGAAAATGCCTCTGGGCAGCGGTCTTGGCAGTAGCTCTGCCAGCTCTGTTGCCGGTGTTTTTGCAGCGAATGAATTACTAAACAATCCACTAGAAATAAGCGACTTACTTCCATTTAGTATGGAAGGAGAACGCATAGCTTGTGGAGCGGCACATGCCGACAATGTAGCCCCTGCCCTATTGGGTGGTTTTGTAATTATCAGAAGTTACGAACCATTAGATTTTATCAAAATCAATACCCCAGACGAACTTTACGTCAGCATTGTTCATCCAGATTTGGAGGTCAATACAAAAGATGCACGTATCATTCTTAGGCAAGAAGCTATCTTAAAAAAGATTATAGCCCAAACAGGAAATGTAGCAGGAATGGTGGCTGGACTTATGAGTTCTAATTATGGACTAATAGGGCGTTCTATGACCGACTATTTAGTGGAACCAAACAGAGCCATACTTATACCTTACTTTAATGAGGTTAAACAAGCTGCTTTAGAAACAGGTGCTTTAGGTGCTAGTATTTCTGGAGCGGGTCCTTCTATTTTTGCTTTTAGCCAAGGCAAAGAAATGGCTGATAAAGTGGGACAAGCTATGAAAGCCGTATTTACAGCTGCCAATATAAACACTAACCTGTTTGTTTCAGGTGTCAACCAAAATGGTCCTAGAATATTGGACTAA
- a CDS encoding Gfo/Idh/MocA family protein — MIKKIIALLLLCVYFKTAVAQKEPMKIAVAGLTHTHVHWVLQRASDGDFDLVGVAEPNKELAERFFKQYNLPLDILFEDIDSMLENTNPEAICAFNTIRGHLEVVEKAAPKGIHVMVEKPLAVNLDHARKMEALAKKHQIQLLTNYETTWYPTNHKIKEILAEEKETFGQIRKMVIHDGHPGPQEIGCNIEFLTWLTDPYYNGAGALTDFGCYGANLSTWLHPNEKPISVTAVTHQFKPHIYPLVDDEATIIVTYPNSQSIIQASWNWNYNRKDMEVYTEKGFLKANTRHELEIMKNEKDGSKEYMLEERAAPFNDPFSYMMAVIRNEAKMSKSDLSSLENNMTVMEILQAAMISAKEGRTVNLTEL; from the coding sequence ATGATAAAGAAAATAATAGCCCTCCTACTCCTTTGTGTATATTTCAAGACTGCAGTGGCACAAAAAGAACCTATGAAAATAGCGGTGGCAGGTTTGACGCATACGCATGTTCATTGGGTATTACAAAGAGCTAGTGACGGCGACTTCGACTTAGTTGGCGTAGCCGAACCAAACAAAGAACTCGCTGAAAGGTTTTTCAAACAGTATAATCTACCGCTAGATATACTTTTTGAGGACATTGACTCGATGCTGGAAAATACAAATCCAGAAGCTATTTGTGCTTTCAATACCATCAGAGGGCATTTGGAAGTGGTAGAAAAAGCCGCTCCAAAAGGAATACACGTTATGGTGGAAAAGCCTTTGGCAGTAAATTTAGACCATGCCAGAAAAATGGAAGCTTTGGCTAAAAAGCATCAAATTCAGCTTTTGACCAATTATGAAACCACCTGGTATCCTACCAACCATAAAATCAAAGAAATTTTAGCTGAAGAAAAAGAAACCTTTGGTCAAATAAGGAAAATGGTAATTCATGACGGGCACCCTGGCCCTCAGGAAATAGGTTGTAATATAGAATTTTTAACATGGCTTACAGACCCTTATTATAATGGTGCAGGAGCATTGACAGACTTTGGCTGCTACGGTGCAAACCTTTCTACTTGGTTACACCCAAATGAAAAGCCAATAAGTGTGACTGCTGTAACACATCAATTTAAACCACACATTTATCCTTTAGTAGATGATGAAGCCACCATCATAGTTACTTATCCTAATTCGCAGAGTATTATTCAGGCAAGTTGGAACTGGAATTACAACAGAAAAGACATGGAGGTTTATACCGAAAAAGGCTTTCTAAAAGCGAATACGAGGCATGAACTAGAAATTATGAAAAACGAAAAGGATGGTTCTAAGGAATATATGCTAGAAGAAAGAGCAGCTCCTTTTAATGACCCTTTTTCATATATGATGGCTGTCATTAGGAATGAAGCGAAAATGTCAAAGTCGGATTTATCTAGTTTAGAAAATAATATGACTGTGATGGAAATATTGCAAGCCGCTATGATTTCAGCTAAAGAAGGGAGGACGGTAAACTTGACAGAACTTTAG